The Nitrospira lenta DNA window GGCGTCGCTCGTCGGACTGGCCATCCTGGTCGGCCTGGTTCGTGGGACGCCGCTCCCCCATTGGATTCGGCACGCTCATGTGCATGCCGCTCTCGTGGGTGGGGTGGCGCAAATGATTCTGGGCGCGTTGCTCACCTTCATCGCCCCGCTCCTCCTGACCGGCCGCACGCAGCGCGAGTCGCACCCGCTCCTGTTCGTCACAATTAACGGGAGTGCCGTGGGAATGGTAGCGGGATTCGGACTCCACAACTACACGGTGATCGGCATCAGCGGGTTCTTCGTCATTGCGTCATTTCTTTGGATTGCGCGCGATACTTGGCTCCAAGCCCGACAGAGCCTCAATGCCCCTCCGCTGAATCTCTGGTACTACGCGCTGGCGGTGTTGGCGCTCTTCGTCGGACTAGCCTGCGGGGAAACCCTGGCCTTCGGATGGGCACAACAATCGTTCGGCTATATTCGGCTCGCCCACATCCACCTCAACTTGCTCGGCTTTATCACGCTGGCAATCGTCGGCACGATGCATAATCTGCTGCCGACGGTTTTGAACGCGCCGCTTTCCAGTCCCCGGCTCGCTCGGATCGTCATATGGCTGTTCCCGCTGGGGTTAGCGGTGCTGATCACAGGATTCATGAATTCTTCGGTACTGATCGAGATGGCCGGAGGAGGCATGTTGGTCTTCAGTGCGCTACTCTATGCCGCCAATCTCTTCACCACGTGGCTCCGGTCGACCCATCAAGGGAGCGCCGCATCGGATCACCTCCTGGTCGCCACGTTTTTCCTGGTGCTGACACTGGTGCTCGGCGTGCTCGTAGCAGCCAACAACATCGCGGCCACGCCGATCATGCCCTTCGGTTCGCTGCACTTAGTGGCGTACACGCACATGGCACTGATCGGCTTTATTCTACAAACGATCATGGGCGCGCTCTCCCACCTCGTTCCGGTGACCCTGGCCGTGCGCCGTGTGCCGAGCCCGAAGAAACGAGGCCCCTATCTTGAGCACCTGACGAGCGTCATCAATCGGTGGAGAACCGTACAGGTGGCCAGCCTCTGCATGGGCACGATGGGCTTAGCCCTGCTCGCATCGCTTACCTGGAATGTGCCCCTGTCGTCACCCTACGTCCAAGGCGCCATGTGGGCTTCGTGCGGGCTGCTGCTGACCGGCCTGACCGTCTTCTCCGTCAAACTGGTCACGGTCCTCTGGACTGAACCGGATCAGACGGCAGGCGCTTGACCAGAATGGAACAGGATCTTTCGTTTTCAGACCCTCAGGGCCACCGTGTAGCCGCAGTCCTGGCCACGCCCGCCAGTGAGACAGATCGAATCGCCGTCCTGTGCCATGGCTTCCTCTCCGGAAAACGCAGCGCCACTAATAAAACGTTGACCCGCATCCTCAATGCTCAGGGTATCGCAACCTTTGCCTTTGACTTTTTCGGGCAGGGAGACAGCGACGGCCCCTTTGAAGCGCTCACCACGACGAGAGCCGTGGCGCAGGCAAATACCGCACTAGATCTTGTCCGACAAAAAGGATTCAGTCGGCTGGGGTTGATGGGATCCAGCTTTGGGGGGCTGGTCGCCATTTTAACCGCGTCGCAGCGTCGCGATCTGACGTGCCTAGCCTTAAAATGTCCCGTCGTCGATTTCGCTGAGGAACTACGGCTGACACTCGGAGATGCTGAGATGGCCGTGTGGCAATCGACCGACACCATCCCCAATCTCATGGGCGGAACGGAACGCATCCGTCTCCGCTACGCATTTTATGAGGACTGCCTTCGCCGAATTGCCTACGAACCTGCAAAGACGATCACGGCGCCGACCCTCATCGTCCAAGGAGATCAGGACGAATGCGTCCCCTTACACCAGAGTCAGCAGTTGGCCGCTGCACTAACCTGCCCCACCCGTATGGAGCTCCTGCCAGGCGCCGACCACCAATTCACTAAAAGTGCGGATTTTAACCGGATGACGACTCTTATTGCGGATTGGCTCACGGCACACTGATATGGCTCTAGACGATGAGCGGCACGAAACAGTTCTGCGGCTCTATCCGATTTTTAAGGAAGAGGTCTATCGGCGGCGCAACGAGATGATGCGCTGGACGGCAATTGGTGCAGGATCGCTTGTCGCCATACTAAATATCGTTCTCCTCGTACCCGCAGCGCATTCACTCTCAACAACACCTCGACTGCTCCTGGCCTGTGCGACGCTCTTGTTGGCACTCACCTATATGGGGATCATCTGGCAGCAGCACCACCGCCATCAACAGGCTAAACAGCAACTCATCAAGATTGAGCAGGCCATGGGTCTATTCGGAGGACTCCCCGGGCATGACGATCATGCGCTCTACCCTGATGACTGGCAGAATGCATGGACTCACGATAGCAGCCTGCTGCAATACCTTGCAGTTCTCACTCTCCTTACCAGTATCGTCCTCGTCGCCATCCTTCTCCCGAGCCTGTAATCCATTTCGGCTTCATCTTCACGAGCATGAAATAGCCATGTAGCTCGCTTCATACTGCCGTACCATTTCGTTCAGGAAGAACCAACCTTGCCTTCACGTCTTAGGTATTCATTGACAAGCTGCAAATATTTTTACGCTACATCAATAACTTACATTCACCTGTCCTCACAAAGCACCAATCCACCATTGGCATACCTATTGCTTATACTAATGACTCTTGTCGCATGACGCAGAACCAAAACTAAATTCAGGTTGATTATGACACCCACAAACAGATCAGTACCCACTCTCTCCACATGCATCTGTGTCCTGGCCATAGCATTCGCAGCTCCCGCCCTCGCTGGAGAGACGGCTACTCCAAAACAGCATAGTCTTATTCACCGTCCCGACGCTCCGGTATTGCCGATCGTCCCGCGGCCGGAATCCACAGCCATGCCCTCCCGGCCAGTTGCAGCCGCGGCGCCGGTGGTGACAATCCCTCCCACGCAAACACTCCACCACAAATTGACAAAAAAACCGGCCGCGGCGGTTATCAGCCCTCCTCTCCCGTCAGAACCAATGCCCTCATCAGGAATAAGCTCTAGACTGTCTTCAGCGGGAAATATTCACATCACGGCTCCCCAAACTGTGCCAGAGAGTCCATCAAAGAGCACGCCGACTCCGATCGGTGACCGTACGATTGCTCCCCTTGTTCCGATTGCCACGAGGCCACTGTCGATGTCTTCTTTGAGCAACACCGCAGCTCCAACCGCCGCTCGCAATACCGCCGCCGCCGCTCCATTGACGGCGGCCGCTCAATCAGGTCTCCCCATAACCAGTCTAGCGCCGTCCATGTCCCGGCTTGTCCAGATGAGCCCGGGGTTAGCGAACTTACTCCAGCCGTCCACGCCTGCGATTACTCCTACGCCAACGGCTCCGCCCCCAACCTCCCCGCCACCTGTATCCTCTACCGGAAGCGTCACCCTCTCCTGGTCTGCAAACGGCGAGAGCGACTTGGCCGGGTACAAGATCTATTTTGGAACCTCGT harbors:
- a CDS encoding cbb3-type cytochrome c oxidase subunit I — encoded protein: MSRLPGRPLTFLLTGFSWLMLASLVGLAILVGLVRGTPLPHWIRHAHVHAALVGGVAQMILGALLTFIAPLLLTGRTQRESHPLLFVTINGSAVGMVAGFGLHNYTVIGISGFFVIASFLWIARDTWLQARQSLNAPPLNLWYYALAVLALFVGLACGETLAFGWAQQSFGYIRLAHIHLNLLGFITLAIVGTMHNLLPTVLNAPLSSPRLARIVIWLFPLGLAVLITGFMNSSVLIEMAGGGMLVFSALLYAANLFTTWLRSTHQGSAASDHLLVATFFLVLTLVLGVLVAANNIAATPIMPFGSLHLVAYTHMALIGFILQTIMGALSHLVPVTLAVRRVPSPKKRGPYLEHLTSVINRWRTVQVASLCMGTMGLALLASLTWNVPLSSPYVQGAMWASCGLLLTGLTVFSVKLVTVLWTEPDQTAGA
- a CDS encoding alpha/beta hydrolase translates to MEQDLSFSDPQGHRVAAVLATPASETDRIAVLCHGFLSGKRSATNKTLTRILNAQGIATFAFDFFGQGDSDGPFEALTTTRAVAQANTALDLVRQKGFSRLGLMGSSFGGLVAILTASQRRDLTCLALKCPVVDFAEELRLTLGDAEMAVWQSTDTIPNLMGGTERIRLRYAFYEDCLRRIAYEPAKTITAPTLIVQGDQDECVPLHQSQQLAAALTCPTRMELLPGADHQFTKSADFNRMTTLIADWLTAH
- a CDS encoding fibronectin type III domain-containing protein yields the protein MSPGLANLLQPSTPAITPTPTAPPPTSPPPVSSTGSVTLSWSANGESDLAGYKIYFGTSSGNYTSSGSPAVIGKVTSYTVTGLQRNTTYFFALSAYDSAGNESALSGEASKSIL